The Carnobacterium divergens nucleotide sequence AAAAGACAAGTTGGCAAATTATTTTTAATTGAATTGTTGAAATTTTGGGCAGACTTATCCCTTGTTTGCGCAACATTAAAAATAACGGCATGGCAGAAACTAACAAATAAAATTGTAAAATCAATCATTCCAACTAAATTACCACTCATCTTTTATTCACCTCCATTTCATTTATTAAAATTAGATTAACACAACCTGACCTTTATCGCAACTTTTCTTTGATATGTAAGGAAATGTAACACCAAGATAGCACTTTTATAAAAAAAATTTCACTAAAAACTTTACAAACTGCTTATTTAGCCGATATAATAGCTCTATCATTAAAATATAATGAACGTATTCTAATAGTTTCTTTAGATTATCGACTTAATAGAGGAGTGATTTCATGATTGAATTTAAAGAGGTTGAAAAATATTACGGCTCATTTCACGCCTTGAAAGACATTAATTTAACCGTACAAAAAGGGGAAGTTGTGGTTGTAATCGGTCCTTCTGGCTCTGGTAAAAGTACGATGCTTCGCTGTATTAATGGGTTGGAAGATATTACAGAAGGGCAGCTTTTGATAAATGATGTGGATCTACATGGTAAGGGAACAAATATGAATCACGTTCGTAAAAACCTAGGCATGGTCTTTCAGCATTTTAATTTGTACCCTCATAAAACAGTGTTAGAAAACATCACACTTGCACCAATCAAAGTCTTAAAAAAATCAAAAGAGGATGCCACTAAATTAGCAGAAACGTTGCTTGAAAAAGTCGGCATGTTAGATAAAAAGGATTCCTACCCTTCACAATTATCTGGTGGTCAACAGCAACGTATTGCGATTGCAAGGGGTTTAGCTATGCAACCGGAAGTAATGCTGTTTGATGAACCAACGTCAGCACTTGATCCTGAAATGATTGGGGAAGTTCTTGAGGTGATGAAAAAATTAGCCCGTGAAGGCATGACGATGGTTGTTGTTACCCATGAAATGGGCTTTGCAAGAGAAGTGGCTGATCGCGTAATTTTTATGGCAGATGGGCAAATTTTAGAAGATGCAAATGCGATTGAATTTTATGAGCAGCCAAAAGAAATCAGAGCACAACAATTTTTAAGCAAAATCATTAATCATTAATTAAAGGAGGCATTTGCTGATGAAACAATTATTAAAAAAAGGCGCTCTCCTCTTCTTGATGATGCTCGTCTTAACGGCTTGTGGCAAAGCAAGTGTTGCGAACGAGGACATTAAAACAAGAATCAAAACCAGTCCAACGATTGTTTGGGGAGTAAAAACAGATACACGGCTTTTTGGTTTAATTAATATTGAATCTCGTGAAATTGAAGGCTTTGACATTGATATTGCAAAGGCCTTAACAACAGAAATGCTTGGTAAGAATGGAAAAGCGGAGTTTGTAGAAGTTACTTCTAAAACAAGAATCCCCTTGTTAAAAAACGGGAATATTGATGCCATTATTGCTACTATGACGATTTCTGACGAGCGTAAAAAAGTAGTGGATTTTACAGATAGCTATTTTGATGCAGGGCAATCTTTGTTAGTCAAAAAAGGCAGTCCAATCAAAAGCATTGCGGATTTAAATGCTAACACAACGGTTTTAGCGGTTAAGGGCTCCACTTCTGCTATAAATATTCGAGCAAAGGCACCTGAGACAAAAGTATTGGAATTAGAAAATTATGCAGAGGCTTTTACTGCCTTGCAATCTGGCCAAGGTGACGCTATGACTACAGATAATAGTATCCTTTTAGGGATTGCTGAAGAAAATCCTGATTATGAACTTGCCGGTGGGAACTTTACTGATGAGCCTTATGGGATTGCCATTAATAAAGGGCAAGAACCTTTCCTAAAAGAAGTGAATCATGCTTTAGAAACAATTAGAGCTAATGGAACTTATGATAAGATTTATCAAAAATGGTTTCCTAAAAAATAATTTAAGTGAGGTGACGCGTAACTATGGGTACAATTCTTTCAACTTACTCAACGCCTTTGATTGAAGGTTTTAAATATACACTTTATGCAAGTTTGCTTGCATTGCTTTTTAGTTTGATTATTGGAACGTTGATGGCTATTTTTCAACTCTCTCATAAAAAATGGGTTCAATACCTTGCAAAGGCTTATGTGGAATTTTTCCGTAATATTCCGTTATTGATTATTGTTATGTTTTTCTACGTGGTTGCCCCTTTGTATTGGTTTCAATTGAATGGCTTTACTGCGGGAACCATTGGGCTAACTCTTTATACTTCTGCTTTTATTGCTGAAACGGTTCGTGCAGGAATTGAGAGTGTTCCAAAAGGTCAATTAGAAGCTGGGCTTTCTTCTGGTTTCACCTATTCCAAGGTGATGTGGTACATTATTTTGCCCCAAGCCTTTAAGATTGTCATTCCCCCACTAGGCAATCAGTTTATTAATCTAGTAAAAAATTCCTCTATTTTAGCGATGGTTGCAGGTCTTGATTTGATGTATCAAGGGGATTTGATTGCAAGTGAAACCTTTAATACCTTTGATACGTATTTGATTGTTGGTGGGTTTTATTTGATTTTAACATTGCCTTTGTCTTATTTGATGAAACATATTGAAAAACGTTTAGAGGTTAAACATTAAGAAGGAGGAGAGTTGATTTGAACTTTATCGAGGCTTTTTCATGGATCAATATTCGCTTCTTATTAGATGGTTTATGGGTCACAATTATGGTCGCTGTCTTGTCGATTATTTTTAGCTTTGTCATCGGCGGGATTGCAGGTCTGATTCGTTTTATGAAAGTTCCATTTATTTCAGCGATTGTCGGTGTTTTAATTGATATTATCCGCAATTTGCCTTTGTTGTTGATTATCTTTTTTACTTATTTTGCATTGCCACAGGTTGGCATTCGTCTAAGTATTTTCTGGTCAAGCGTGGCTGCTTTAACTATTTTTGAATCGGCAATGCTCTCTGAAATTATTCGAGCGGGCTTAAATGCCGTTCCTAAGGGGCAAATGGAAGCTGGTCGTTCGACTGGGTTGACATATGGTCAAACACTTTGGTCGATTATCTTTCCACAGGCCTTTCAAAAGATGCTTCCGCCGATTGTCAGCCAATTTATTTCATTAATTAAAGATACGTCTCTTGCTGTTATTATTTCTTTACCAGAATTGACTCATAATGCAAAAATTATTTACGGTCAAGATACAACAGCCGTCTTACCGATGTTTGCTGCTATGACATTCTTGTATTTTATTGTTTGTTTCTTACTTTCCCGTGTATCGAAACGACTTGAGCTGAAACTTCAATAAGTATCTGTTATTTGAACAATAAATGATTCGTCGTTTATTGTTCTTTTTTTTTATTTCAAGTCAGCGAACTAGCGTTCTAAATTAAAAAATGCTATAATTTTGTTTACAAAAACATTAAAGGAGGGATGAAATGATTCGCTTTGAAAACGTCTCAAAATCTTATTCTCCAGGAAAACCTGTTGTTTCGGACTTAACTCTTGAAATTAACGAAGGAGAATTTTTTGTCTTGATTGGTCCTAGTGGAAGTGGAAAAACCACTACCTTAAAAATGATCAATCGCTTAATTCCATTAACAACTGGTACGATTCGAATTCAGAATAAACCGATTAGTGATTATACGATTCATGAGTTGCGTTGGAATATTGGCTATGTCTTACAGCAAATTGCTCTTTTTCCAAATATGACGATTGAAGAGAACATTACAACTGTACCCGAAATGAAAAAATGGTCAAAAACGCAAATGAAGGAACGAGTAACAGAGTTGTTAACGAGTGTGGGCTTAGACGCTGAAAGTTACCGTCACCGTTTGCCTTCTGAATTATCTGGTGGTGAACAACAACGTGTGGGTGTTTTACGAGCAATGGCGGCTGACCCAGATATTATTTTAATGGATGAGCCCTTTAGTGCACTGGACCCTATCAGTAAAAAGAAGTTGCAAGAAGATGTGGCGAAACTTCATCAACAAGTTAAAAAGACGATTGTCTTTGTGACTCATGATATGCAAGAGGCTTTAAAGTTAGGCGATCGCATTTGTATTATGAAGGAGGGGCATGTGGAGCAAATCGGGACTCCTGATGAAATTTGTCAGAATCCTAAAAATGAGTTTGTTCGCGAATTTCTTCAATCTGGGAATGTAGCTGTTACCACTTCTCAAACCGTTCAAACGTTGATGGCTATGAATCATTTTTCAACATCACCTTTAGCACTTGAAGAAACGGAGGCTTTAGTGGTCACAAAAGAGACTTCGGTTGATGACTTGATTTTAGCCTTAACAAGATTTCCAATTGTTCAAATCATAGAGAACTCCACTTACTTAGGTAAAATCACTCATCAAGACTTCCTTGCATTTCTAAGTTCTGGTATTCAAAAAGGAGGGACAGATTGATGATGACGTTGATCGAAACATTTCAAGAACGTAAAGAAGATTTAGCAACGGCTCTCCTTCAACACATTCAAATTTCTTTTATTGCCTTGTTGATTGCGGTTTTAATTGCACTGCCTTTAGGAATTTATTTAACTTCTCATAAAAAAATTGCGGAGCCGATTATTCAAGTTGCGGCTATTTTCCAGACAATCCCCTCTCTTGCCTTATTAGGCTTAATGATTCCTTTAGTAGGAATTGGAACGTTGCCTGCTGTGATTGCGTTAGTCATTTATGCACTCCTTCCAATTTTGCGAAACACGTATACAGGAATTGCGGAGGTTGATCCTTCTCTTGTTGAAGCAGCAAGTGCGATGGGGATGAATCGTTGGCGTAGCCTATACAAGGTTCAAATTCCAATTGCTATGCCTGTTATTATGGCAGGAATTCGAACAGCGATGGTCTTAATTATTGGTACGGCCACCTTAGCGGCTTTAATCGGTGCTGGTGGTTTAGGAAGTTTGATTTTACTTGGCATTGACCGAAATAATCATCAATTAATTTTACTGGGGGCAATTCCTGCTGCTTTGTTAGCTATTATTTTTGATTATTTATTACGGATTTTTGAACGTATCTCCTTTAAAAAAAGCTTGATTACTTTGGGCACCTTAGCAGTCGTTATTCTAGGCTTTATTTTAATCCCGCTTATTAATCAACCTCAAAAGGAAGTTGTCATTGCAGGGAAATTAGGTGCTGAACCAGAAATTTTAATCAATATGTATAAATACCTCATTGAAGATGAAACGGATTTGAAGGTTACGTTAAAACCAAATATGGGGAAAACTAGTTTTTTATTTAATGCATTGCAAAAAGGCGATATTGATATTTACCCAGAATTTACTGGGACGGTTTTAGAGACCTTCTTAAATGAGCCTTCTAAAAGTCATGATGAAAACCAAGTCTATCAACAAGCTAAGACCGGACTGGATAAGCAATTTAAAATGGCGTATTTAGACCCGATGAAGTACAATAACACTTATGCTTTAGCGGTTTCTCAAAACTATGCAAAAGAACATCAACTATCCTCTATTTCTGATTTACAAGCAGTTAGTCATACTGCAAATGTTGGATTTACTTTAGAATTTG carries:
- a CDS encoding amino acid ABC transporter ATP-binding protein, with product MIEFKEVEKYYGSFHALKDINLTVQKGEVVVVIGPSGSGKSTMLRCINGLEDITEGQLLINDVDLHGKGTNMNHVRKNLGMVFQHFNLYPHKTVLENITLAPIKVLKKSKEDATKLAETLLEKVGMLDKKDSYPSQLSGGQQQRIAIARGLAMQPEVMLFDEPTSALDPEMIGEVLEVMKKLAREGMTMVVVTHEMGFAREVADRVIFMADGQILEDANAIEFYEQPKEIRAQQFLSKIINH
- a CDS encoding transporter substrate-binding domain-containing protein, which codes for MKQLLKKGALLFLMMLVLTACGKASVANEDIKTRIKTSPTIVWGVKTDTRLFGLINIESREIEGFDIDIAKALTTEMLGKNGKAEFVEVTSKTRIPLLKNGNIDAIIATMTISDERKKVVDFTDSYFDAGQSLLVKKGSPIKSIADLNANTTVLAVKGSTSAINIRAKAPETKVLELENYAEAFTALQSGQGDAMTTDNSILLGIAEENPDYELAGGNFTDEPYGIAINKGQEPFLKEVNHALETIRANGTYDKIYQKWFPKK
- a CDS encoding amino acid ABC transporter permease; amino-acid sequence: MGTILSTYSTPLIEGFKYTLYASLLALLFSLIIGTLMAIFQLSHKKWVQYLAKAYVEFFRNIPLLIIVMFFYVVAPLYWFQLNGFTAGTIGLTLYTSAFIAETVRAGIESVPKGQLEAGLSSGFTYSKVMWYIILPQAFKIVIPPLGNQFINLVKNSSILAMVAGLDLMYQGDLIASETFNTFDTYLIVGGFYLILTLPLSYLMKHIEKRLEVKH
- a CDS encoding amino acid ABC transporter permease — protein: MNFIEAFSWINIRFLLDGLWVTIMVAVLSIIFSFVIGGIAGLIRFMKVPFISAIVGVLIDIIRNLPLLLIIFFTYFALPQVGIRLSIFWSSVAALTIFESAMLSEIIRAGLNAVPKGQMEAGRSTGLTYGQTLWSIIFPQAFQKMLPPIVSQFISLIKDTSLAVIISLPELTHNAKIIYGQDTTAVLPMFAAMTFLYFIVCFLLSRVSKRLELKLQ
- a CDS encoding ABC transporter ATP-binding protein: MIRFENVSKSYSPGKPVVSDLTLEINEGEFFVLIGPSGSGKTTTLKMINRLIPLTTGTIRIQNKPISDYTIHELRWNIGYVLQQIALFPNMTIEENITTVPEMKKWSKTQMKERVTELLTSVGLDAESYRHRLPSELSGGEQQRVGVLRAMAADPDIILMDEPFSALDPISKKKLQEDVAKLHQQVKKTIVFVTHDMQEALKLGDRICIMKEGHVEQIGTPDEICQNPKNEFVREFLQSGNVAVTTSQTVQTLMAMNHFSTSPLALEETEALVVTKETSVDDLILALTRFPIVQIIENSTYLGKITHQDFLAFLSSGIQKGGTD
- a CDS encoding ABC transporter permease/substrate-binding protein; this encodes MMTLIETFQERKEDLATALLQHIQISFIALLIAVLIALPLGIYLTSHKKIAEPIIQVAAIFQTIPSLALLGLMIPLVGIGTLPAVIALVIYALLPILRNTYTGIAEVDPSLVEAASAMGMNRWRSLYKVQIPIAMPVIMAGIRTAMVLIIGTATLAALIGAGGLGSLILLGIDRNNHQLILLGAIPAALLAIIFDYLLRIFERISFKKSLITLGTLAVVILGFILIPLINQPQKEVVIAGKLGAEPEILINMYKYLIEDETDLKVTLKPNMGKTSFLFNALQKGDIDIYPEFTGTVLETFLNEPSKSHDENQVYQQAKTGLDKQFKMAYLDPMKYNNTYALAVSQNYAKEHQLSSISDLQAVSHTANVGFTLEFADRNDGYKGIQKLYDITFDRLQTMEPKLRYSAIEAGDIQVIDAYSTDSELAQYKLTVLKDDRQLFPPYQGAPLLLNSTLEKYPELADVLTKLGGKITDDEMRKMNYEVNINNQSAATVAKEFLQKEGLLK